The Streptomyces kanamyceticus genome window below encodes:
- a CDS encoding type VII secretion protein: MPTPESVPTIDPRLAHALGRPQHGDSTVRRTGRSLRRLTTSAGQEVTEQTRLAREVQQPVTTGRVIAVTSIRGGVGKSTVSALLARTFNHYRHDPVLALEADAALGTLPVRLGAESVRWACADLAQLLSPAMQLTDVTGYLVPVADGGWLLPAGQGRVGAPLDVPTYRTVTLALRRYFAVTVVDCETLPGEVARTAMDTAHARVVVAPMTAEGVNGTRVVLDWLARLPHSALATTVVALSANSPDTTLDLKTAAAHLRETGVAVVPLPYDRHLAQGGPIHTGMLGQGSSEAAVHLAAEAMRRAVRVR, translated from the coding sequence ATGCCGACCCCCGAATCCGTACCCACCATCGATCCGCGCCTGGCCCACGCGCTCGGCCGCCCCCAGCACGGCGATTCCACCGTCCGGCGCACCGGACGCTCCTTGCGCAGGCTGACCACGTCGGCCGGGCAGGAGGTGACCGAGCAGACGCGGCTCGCCCGCGAGGTGCAGCAGCCGGTGACCACCGGCCGCGTCATCGCCGTGACATCGATCCGTGGCGGAGTGGGCAAGTCCACGGTCTCCGCACTCCTCGCCCGCACGTTCAACCACTACCGCCACGACCCCGTACTCGCCCTGGAGGCCGACGCCGCCCTCGGTACGCTGCCGGTGCGCCTCGGTGCGGAGTCGGTGCGCTGGGCGTGCGCGGATCTGGCCCAGCTCCTCAGCCCCGCGATGCAGCTCACCGATGTCACCGGCTACCTGGTGCCGGTCGCGGACGGCGGATGGCTGCTCCCCGCGGGACAGGGCCGAGTCGGCGCCCCGCTCGACGTCCCCACCTACCGGACCGTCACCCTCGCCCTGCGCCGCTACTTCGCGGTGACGGTGGTGGACTGCGAGACGCTGCCGGGCGAGGTGGCCAGGACCGCGATGGACACCGCCCACGCGCGCGTGGTGGTCGCCCCGATGACCGCTGAGGGCGTGAACGGCACCCGGGTGGTCCTGGACTGGCTGGCCCGGCTTCCGCATTCGGCGCTGGCCACCACGGTCGTCGCGTTGAGCGCGAACTCTCCTGATACGACACTCGATTTGAAGACGGCCGCCGCGCACCTGCGCGAGACGGGAGTGGCCGTGGTGCCTCTCCCCTACGACCGTCATCTGGCCCAAGGAGGCCCCATCCACACCGGCATGCTCGGCCAGGGTTCCAGCGAGGCGGCCGTCCACCTGGCCGCCGAAGCGATGCGGCGGGCGGTGCGGGTGCGATGA
- the eccD gene encoding type VII secretion integral membrane protein EccD codes for MSRVTLVGEQRRVDLVLPSQEPIGLLLPEVLRLLGDQVGAKPMLRHLVTADGSALAHDSTLESAGVPDGAVLRLVRAEDAPSTPVVHDVTDEAAGDLDVRAWRWRPAVRRVVAGLTTVLWALVAGVLARGEFGPEAVGNSLLGVGTALGLVGIVLGRARRLGLAATLIVTAGGLGVLGTWTLGEAHAWSGAALLAGTAVSVAVALLLLGWFSPLGRGALIGAGALAGCLVAWEAVIALQVGARTETGQARVGAVLVVVSVVVLGVLPRLALMASGLSGLDDRRAGGASVSRYRVGTALTATHRGLAIATVVLAVSAAAAGVLVLRAPTVWTVLLAVVAALVLALRARAFPLVTEVTGLFATAAVVTVALMVVWLGRSAAVGPLAVMVALALIPLVVLAVEPAEHVRVRLRRMGDVLESVGVIAMLPLAIGVFGVYGRLLDTFA; via the coding sequence TTGAGCCGGGTCACCTTGGTCGGTGAGCAGCGCCGGGTCGACCTCGTGCTCCCCTCTCAGGAGCCGATCGGGCTGTTGCTTCCCGAAGTGCTGCGCCTGCTGGGCGATCAGGTCGGGGCGAAGCCGATGCTGCGGCACCTGGTCACCGCGGACGGCTCGGCGCTTGCGCACGACAGCACGTTGGAGTCGGCCGGTGTGCCGGACGGTGCGGTGTTGCGGCTGGTGCGGGCGGAGGACGCGCCGTCGACGCCCGTGGTGCATGACGTCACCGATGAGGCCGCCGGTGATCTGGACGTACGGGCATGGCGGTGGCGGCCTGCCGTCCGGCGAGTGGTGGCCGGGCTGACCACCGTGCTGTGGGCCCTCGTCGCAGGCGTGCTGGCCCGTGGTGAGTTCGGGCCGGAGGCCGTGGGCAACTCGCTGCTCGGTGTCGGCACGGCGTTGGGCCTCGTCGGCATTGTGTTGGGGCGGGCCCGGCGGCTCGGCCTGGCTGCCACTCTGATCGTGACGGCCGGGGGCCTGGGCGTACTGGGCACGTGGACGCTCGGTGAGGCTCATGCCTGGTCGGGGGCAGCGCTGCTGGCGGGTACCGCTGTGAGTGTCGCGGTGGCGCTCCTGCTGCTTGGATGGTTTTCCCCACTGGGGCGTGGCGCGTTGATCGGTGCCGGCGCCCTCGCGGGATGCCTCGTGGCCTGGGAAGCGGTCATTGCCCTGCAGGTCGGCGCCCGGACGGAGACCGGACAGGCACGGGTGGGCGCGGTCCTCGTTGTCGTGTCGGTGGTGGTTCTCGGTGTGCTGCCGCGGCTGGCGCTGATGGCTTCGGGGCTGTCGGGTCTTGATGACCGGCGTGCGGGTGGAGCATCGGTGAGCCGGTATCGGGTGGGTACCGCGCTGACCGCCACGCATCGTGGACTGGCGATCGCCACCGTGGTGCTGGCCGTCTCGGCGGCTGCGGCCGGTGTGCTGGTGCTGCGTGCCCCGACCGTGTGGACCGTGCTCCTCGCGGTCGTCGCCGCGCTGGTTCTGGCGTTGCGGGCCCGGGCCTTCCCGCTGGTCACCGAGGTGACCGGGCTCTTTGCCACCGCCGCGGTCGTCACGGTCGCGTTGATGGTGGTGTGGCTCGGTCGGTCGGCTGCCGTGGGGCCGCTGGCCGTGATGGTGGCCCTGGCTCTGATTCCCCTGGTGGTCCTTGCGGTTGAGCCCGCCGAGCACGTACGAGTGCGGCTTCGCCGGATGGGGGACGTACTGGAGTCGGTGGGTGTGATCGCGATGCTGCCGCTGGCCATCGGGGTCTTCGGTGTGTACGGGCGACTGCTCGACACCTTCGCGTAG